The window GGTAGAAGTTTTAATGTTTCCTAATGTTGCTGCTTTATCAGCTTCGGTAATACTTCCCTTAGCAACCTGACGATCCAAATTTTTTGTAATTGTAGCGATAGCTTTTTGTAAAGCAGCTTCATTGATATCAATTAAACTAACTGCATAGCCGAATTGAGCAAAGGTATGCGCAATTCCGTTTCCCATTGTTCCGCTGCCTATAACCGTAATATTTTTCATACAATAGAGTTTTAGTAAGGACTTAGCCTTAATTTATCACGTAAATCTAAGTGACAATTCCATTTAAAGCAAACATTAGTTTTTAACCGATGATGTGGTAACTTTTAATAAGATTAAACCCTAAATAATTTAGAAATTAATGTAAAAATCTTTGGTGAGATTTTTATACTCATCGGTATAGGACATACGAGAGTCTTTCTCTATTACAAGCGTAGATTCAGAAAATTCAGTGGGATGAAATTCAAACTGCATCACATGACGTTTTTCGGTGTCTTTATCTAATCGTGTTCTAACTCTCAGCAACTTCGATAAATGAAATCCCTTTGCTTCAGCCATTTCTCTGAATGAAATAGCCTCGTTTTTCGGAAGTATTAAACAAAATTTACCTTTTGGATTGAGCAGTTTTTTAACTCCCTCAATTAATTCAATGTAAGGCAAGGTTTCTGCGTGACGAGCCGTCGATCGATTTGTATCACTACTTTTTAAAGAGCCTACAAAATAAGGCGGGTTGGTGACAATTAAATCAAATTTCGACTCATTTGTTTTAGCGAATTCCTGTAAAGAAAGATTAATTGCCTGAAGTCTGTCACTAAATTTGCTTTCCTTGAAATTAATGGAGGCTTGTTCTATAGCGTTAGGGTCAATATCAATGGCCGTAATTTGTGCGGAGCTTGTTTTTTGAGCAAGCATTAAAGAAATAACTCCGGTTCCTGTACCAATATCTAAAATTGTTTTTGATCCGTTTGGAAAAACCCATGCCCCCAACAAAACTGCATCAGTGCCTACTTTCATAGCGCACTTGTCTTGTTGGATTACAAATTGCTTAAACGCAAATGTTGAACCGGACATAAATTCATTTTATTATTGCTCGGTTATCGGTTTACAGAATTACCCAAAGCTCTTCCATAGCCCGGGCTGGTATTATAACGCAATGTAACTTCTAGTCCGCCTTTTAATTTTGAAGCAGGTGTTAATTGCGATAAGTTAACATCGTAAGCTAATCCAATGGCATATTTCGATTTTTGATACAACAAGGTTGGAATCACTGCATCCTTTAAACGATAATAAACTCCAAACGAAAGTGAACTGGCTTTCTTTACATTGGTGTAGGTAGCTTGATCTTCGATAATGTATTTGAAAATAAATCCTAATGTTGTTTCGGTGTTAGGTCCTTGCTTCATGTAAAGCACACTTGGAACCAAGGCTAATGCAGCAGACTTAATACCATAATCTAAATTAGCATGGAAAATATATTTGGTATGTAAACGCTCGCTTGATTCGAAAAATGAGTTTTTAGGTTGTTGGAAATGGAATGCAGAAAAACCGATATCGCATTTAGCACCATCCTGAGCACTTATATAACGTTCGCTTTTTGCATAATGGAAATTTACACCGCCACCAATATCATATGTTGTTATAGCGCTTCTTGGAGTAGATTCTCCACTTGGTAAAGATGGATCGTAGGCGTAACCATCATATTGACTATCCCAACGTAACGAATTAATATTAATGGTACGATAAATCATACCCGCTTGTAATCCGCCGGAAAGTTTACTGAATTTAGATGATTTTGTTACAAAACAAATTCCCAAGCTTGGCATTAAAGAACCCAATTTCGCATCTCCTGCTTTATCGCTATTAATGTTTAAAGCAAGGCCGATATAGTTTTTCTTAAGTTTCAAGTGACGAATAGCTTGCTCAACACTTACTC is drawn from Bacteroidota bacterium and contains these coding sequences:
- a CDS encoding PorP/SprF family type IX secretion system membrane protein, whose protein sequence is MNKIIKIGSFLGALFAVHTSFAQDVHFSMYNEAPVNINPALITTAYDTRAIANYRTQWGSVGKAYTTYGVSVEQAIRHLKLKKNYIGLALNINSDKAGDAKLGSLMPSLGICFVTKSSKFSKLSGGLQAGMIYRTININSLRWDSQYDGYAYDPSLPSGESTPRSAITTYDIGGGVNFHYAKSERYISAQDGAKCDIGFSAFHFQQPKNSFFESSERLHTKYIFHANLDYGIKSAALALVPSVLYMKQGPNTETTLGFIFKYIIEDQATYTNVKKASSLSFGVYYRLKDAVIPTLLYQKSKYAIGLAYDVNLSQLTPASKLKGGLEVTLRYNTSPGYGRALGNSVNR
- a CDS encoding methyltransferase, whose product is MSGSTFAFKQFVIQQDKCAMKVGTDAVLLGAWVFPNGSKTILDIGTGTGVISLMLAQKTSSAQITAIDIDPNAIEQASINFKESKFSDRLQAINLSLQEFAKTNESKFDLIVTNPPYFVGSLKSSDTNRSTARHAETLPYIELIEGVKKLLNPKGKFCLILPKNEAISFREMAEAKGFHLSKLLRVRTRLDKDTEKRHVMQFEFHPTEFSESTLVIEKDSRMSYTDEYKNLTKDFYINF